In Tripterygium wilfordii isolate XIE 37 chromosome 17, ASM1340144v1, whole genome shotgun sequence, the genomic window TCATGgcataattttctcttttgaagtATAGTTCAATGAGAAAGAAGTAGCTTGAGTGGAATATTTGTGGTGAAATGGGCTGAGTGGAATATTTGTGGTGAAATGGCACTGTTATAGCTAATATAATTTTCTCATGGCATAAATCTTAAAAACCTGTTTTTATTTAAACGTTACATAGATATCAAGCGCaaatggttgtgtttgttgatgGCCTCACTCTCACTGTCTCACATACTTGCATTTTATCTGAAAAAAGAAATCACCAAGAAATGTCAGGGCTAGCAGTGGTACTGGAAGCTCACCAAGAAATGTCCAGCTCTTCGGAGACCCAGTCTTGCATTTTCTACAAGCTCATGGTGGGATCTCTTCTCCATGACAGGAAGTTGGTAATTAAGCTCCCATTTTGCACTACTCTGCTTTaaattcttcatctttttctttcccttctttGCTTGCTCAAATTTTGGTGTCTTAATTTGGAGGTACATTTAAGAAATTTGAGCTTAGCAAGTGTTGAAATCAAGCTCAGCATGGTTTGTTGCTGCAACTGAATAAATTAATTGGGTTCTTAATCAAATCGGGTTACCGGGTTACCGGAACCCgaacccgataacccgataacCCGGTAACCCGGTGACCCGAAACCCGATAACCCGGTAATCCTTAACAGGGTTACCGGACCGGGTTTTCACCTCTTAAAACGGAACCCGGCCCGATATTCACCCCTAATTGTATGTTTGGCCCAAACATAAGAACAAGAAAAACTATTGTTGGGCCATGAAAGAGCAACCGTTGTGGTTGTGTCCTGGATCTGATGGGTGTGGATCCCATTTTACTTTGTcctttttgcttctttttggTGTGCATTTTTGTTTTACTGTCTCTcactttttaattattaaatacTTTTAATATTCATTTTTATAACTTTCAATCGTTTCTACTATTATAGGTACTTAGAGGTGTGTGCGGAGGTGGAAGGATGCGATGAGCGGACAATTGCCACATCCTTTAAGATTGGGCTACCGGACGGCTATAAGCTCAAGGAGTTGTTGACCTTATACGAGCCTAACACCATAGCTACCCTACAGGACAGGGTTAGGAGATATGCAAAAGTTGAAGTTTCAAAGGCTAAACGGTTGTCCTCTCCAAGAAGGGAGGAAAATGGTTCCCGAAATAGTCGATCTGTACAAGATGGCAAAAAGTTCTCAAGCTGAGCCGAACACAGCAGGTTGGGGAAGAGTTCGGCCAATGCTGTTCAATTCAACATGCCAATCCATAAGCTATTCTACGATATTAGTGATCAACTGTTTATAGTTTATCCTCCAAAAATGTCAGGGGGTCCAGACCGAAGGGATAAAAAGAGGTACTATGCATTCCATAGGGATGTCGGGCACATGATAGAAGAGTGTAACAATTTACATGAACATCTAGAGGAGCTAGCAAGGCAAGGGAAACTAGCAAAGTATTTGAAGAATAAGGGAAAAGACAATAATAAGACTCGGGATAATGCCGAGAGATCTGTTGCGAGCAGGGGGCAAGATGATAATGATGAACTAAAGGGCACAATTAATGTGATTACTTTGGAAAGGTTGGGACACGTGGTCTCTACGAATAACATGATTGCTCAAACGAGGATGGCTGAGGgccaataaacaaagaaaagaagaggaacCGGAGTAAACATTACCTTCTCAAACAGGGACTTAGCCAGGTTGGATCTAGCGCATAATAATGCTCTTATGATCACTATAAGGGTCTGCGGTTATGATGCTAAGCGAGTTCTTATTGATCAAGGAAGTGTCATCAATATTATGTACTACCCGATGTCTGAGAAGTTGGGACTGAGTCAGGCCGATCTCGTTCCAGAAACAGCATGCTTGGTTGGATTTAATGGTAGCTAGGTTTATCCTTTAGGAAGAATTCGAGCAAGGGTTTGTTTAGGACCAAAGACTTTGGACATGAAATTCTTGGTGATACAGGGGAGAACGGCTAATAATGCCATTCTAGGAAGACCTTGGCTTCATGCCATGGCAGCCATGCCATCAACTTATCACCAGACTCTTCGGTTTTCTTATAATGATGATATGTATGATGTGAAGGGAGATTGACAAAGTAGAATAGTGAGGTAGCTAGTGCCGGAGCTATAAAGAAAGAAGACTCATCAAATAAGCACTCTTGTAGAAGAGACATTAGTCGAGCTTGAGCAGGGAACAGATCCAAAAAAGAAGTTGATTGAACAACTTGAGAAAGTCCATATTGACGGGTCCAATATTGACAAGTATTTTCTCATCGGCAAGAATTTACCAATAGTAGAAGGAGAGTCCCTCCTCAGATTGTTAATGAGAAATATCAGAGTCTTTGCTTGGACTCCTCAGGAAATGTTGGAAGTCGATCGGAAGGTTGAGAGCCACATATTGAACATCCGACCTGACTCGAAGCCGGTCATCCAGAAGGATAGGAGATCGGCCTTGGCCCATGCCAAAGCCGTGGTAAAGGAAGTGGAGAAGTTGACCAAAGCAGGAGCCATACATGAAGTCGATTACCCTAAGTGGTTGTCGAAGACGGTGGTGGTTAAGAAAAAGAATGGAACATGGTCAGTTTGCATAGACTTCACGGATCTTAACAAGTCCTGCCCAAAAGATCTATTTCCATTGCTCAAAATTGATCAATTGCTGGACTCGATATCAGGAAGTCAAAGGATGAGTTTTCTTGATGCCTATAGAGATTACCACCAAATTCCCATCAATGAAGAGGATGAACAGAAGACTGCGTTTATTACTCCGAGAGGCACTTGCTGCTATAAAGTAATGCCTTTCGGACTTAAGAACGCGGGGGCAACCTATCAACCTTTAGTCACGAAGATATTTGGAGGAATGATTGGGCGCATAGTCAAAGTTTATATCGATGACATGGTTGTCAAAACAGCTAGAGAGGATGACGATCTCTCAGATCTTCAATCTGTATTTGATGTCCTGGAAGTATACAAACTTAAGcttaatgcttcaaagtgtgcTTTTGGTGTTAGTTCCAGAAAGTTCCTTGGACACCTTATGACCCGTAGGGGAATCGAAGCTGATCCGAACCAAATCACAGCCATCAGAAACTTGAGGAGCCCAAGCTCAGCTAAAGAAGTGCAAAAGTTAACTAGAATAGCAGCTGCCCTTAATTGAATGGGATGCGGAGTGTGAGAAGGCACTGGCCAAATTGAAGGATTACTTACAGTCGATCCCGCTTTGAGCCACTCCTGTTTTGGGAGAGAAGCTAAGGTTGTATTTGGTAGTGTCAAAAATTATTGTGAGCGCCATTCTTTTGAGAGTAGAAGGGAAGAATGAGCAACCAATTTATTATGTTAGCAAAAAACTTCTAGACGCTGAGACGAGGTATACACCATTGGAGAAGTTGTTGTACTGTTTGGTGATAGCTTCTAGGAAACTCAATCATTATTTCTATGATCACTCCATCGAAGTTGTTACTGCCTACCCTCTCAGAAGCATCTTGAGTCTGGCTGACCTCTCTGGAAGAATTGCTAAATGGGTAGTAGAGCTCGTCCAACATGATATTCACTTTGGCCCTAGAATGGCTATCAAGGGCCAAGTCGTAGCTGACTTCGTAGCAGAATTTTCCAGTCTGCCAGAACTGCCAATTAAGGAGGTTTGGACGTTGGAGATTAATCCTGGAAGTACTTGGGGACCTATGGTAGATGGCTCATCAACCAGAAAGGGGAGTGGATCTGGGGTAGTTCTGACCTCCCTAGAAGGCCTCACCATTGAGCAGGCTATCAGGCTGGGGTTCGGCGCAACCAACAACGAGTCTGAGTATGAAGTGCTATTATGTGGGTTACGCAGTGCACTCAAGTTGGGGGTGAAGAGAGTAAAGATTTCTTTAGACTCGCAGCTGATAGTCAGTCAACTCACTAGGGAATATGCAGCAAAGACTAAGGCGATGATTGCCTACCTGACTGAAGCAAAGAAACTGATTAAGAAGCTAGAAGACTTTGAAATTCAATAGGTCCCAAGAGGGCAAAATAGTCATGCAGACGCCTTGGCAACCTTAGCCTCAGCCAATCAGAAGAAAGTAAGAAGAACTATCATAGTCGATATACAGGAGAAATCGAGTGTACCACCCGAGCAGGTCGAGGTGTCTCAATTTGAGTTCGGCCCAAGCTGGATAGATCCCCTTATTCATTTTTTGAAAGATGGTTCCCGTCTGAAAGACAAGAAAGAAGCTAGGAAGGTCACCATGAAGTCATCACATTTTTTGTTGTCTCTTGAAGAGAAATTATACAGGAGGTCGTTCACTGACCCGTATTTTCTCTGCATCCATCCAGAGAAGAAAGATCAGTTGTTATATGAAATCCATAAGGGAAGCTGTGGGTACCATACTAGAGGCAGGTAGATGGCTCAGCGGGCAATCTCACAGGGGTATTGGTGGCCGTAGATGCATGAAGACTCAAAACGATATGCCAGAAGCTGTGAGAAGTGTCAGAAGTTCTCAAACAAACCTCGACAGCCGGCTACCTAGGGCGACTAGGGATAGAAGATGGCTTATAACGACTAAAGATTATTTTACCAAGTGGATAGAGGCCAAGCCCCTTGCCAAAATCATTGATTTTGAGACAAAGAAGTTTGTGTGGGAGTCAATTATCACAAGGTTTGGCATTCCCTATGTTCTGGTGTCAGATAATGGTACTCAGTTTGAAAAGCCTTCAGAGACTTTTGTGATGGTTACGGTATTCAAAACAAGTATTCAACCCCGATGTACCCGTAGGGAAATGGACAAGCTGAGGCATCCAACAAGATAGTTCTTGATGGATTGAAAAAGAGTCTGGATTCTGCCAAAGGAAGGTGGGTGGAAGAACTCCTAAGTGTATTGTGGAGACAACGAACTACCCCTCGAAGGTCAACTGGGCAAACTCCTTCCTCCTTAACTTATGGGACGGAAGCTGTCATTCCCCTAGAGATCGGCCTGTCGACCATCAGGACATTGGCACTTGAGAGAGGTGAAAATGACAATCCCCTAACTGTCAACCTTGATCTcctagaagaaaaaagagagcaaGCAGCGTTGAAATTGGCTTCATACCAACATGAGTTGGCAAAAGTACATGATAGAAAGGTGAAGGCAAGAAATTTTCATCCGGGAGATCTTGTCCTTAGGAAAGTGTTGGGCAACACCAAGAACCCCAGGATGTAAAATTGGGGGCAAATTGGTAAGACCCGTACAAGATAGTTTCCATTAGTGGACCTGGAGAATACAAGATCGAAGATAGATTTTGCAGGCAAGACAGTCCAGAGGCCTTGGAATGCAGCAAACCTTAGGAAATTTTATGCGTAGAGTTTTTCAATTCAATTCTTACTGTAATAAATAGAGGAGCCCATTTAGTATATCTATCATCTTTTAATTAGACTATCATGAATAAAAGCAAAAGTTTATATCCATAATTGTGCAATCAATAATTCTTTGAtaaaaaacccaaggggttccttACTGTGGTTTGGACAAAACGGCCAATGCCAATggtccaaaaaagtccatgggacttcccaagtaacttGGGTATGATAAAAAAAACCCAAGAGGTTCCTCACTGAGGTTTGGACAGAGCGGCCAAGGCcaatagtccaaaaaagtccatgggacttcccaagtaacttggatttgataaaaaaaacccAAGGGTTTCCTCACggaggtttggacagaacggccaaggccaacagtccaaaaatgtccatgggacttcccaagtaacttgggtttgataaaaaatccaaggggttcctcaccgaggtttggacagaacggccaaggccaacaaccaaaaaaattccttgggacttcccaagtaactaggattaaaaaaaaagggacaagTTCTGAGTTACGCAAACTCTTGAGAAAGTTACGCCAAGTCTTGAGAAAGACCAATTATTCAGCAATGCCAagtctcgagaaaggccaaataCTCAACTAGGCCAAGTCATGAGATAGGCCAATTAGCTTGATCGAGTCCAGAGCAAGGATAAGTCCTCAGATTGGCCAAACAGCCAAAAACTAATGGAcaagacaaaaaagaaattttccCAACAAGCGAGAGGAATTAAAGGAAATTGGAAGTGCACAAGTCTTTATTAAGCAAGAAAAGTTAGTACACAAAGTTGATGCATAAAATCCATACTATTACCCTGAATACATGAAAAGATAAACTGAAAGAGCTAAGTTACGGGGTCAACACTATTATCATGAGCCTTATCAGTCACAACTCGAGAATGAACATCCTTTGAATCAGAAGCAGAGCTTGGCTGTCACGCCTCGACCCTCGGAGAGTgagggaaagaaagaaatgacCCAACAACGCCAcacacaaagacaaatcaacaaaaaaatcagACAACATCGCCCCATATATTGGAGAATGCCTCCCTGTGAATATAAAGAAAATCTCAACATAATATCATATTCAAACAGCATCCAAACCAAAGCCCTCGGGCCCACAACCAACTCCATACAATCCGACACTGGAGTCCCAACCATCCGGGGCACACTCCTGGTCCTTAAACCAAAATCCAGGAATACATGCTTACAATGCATATACAATCAAATCAAACTAAACATGGCACAATTAATGTCCAAAATATATGTCAACAGTCCATGCCACCACGATCACACCCCCTTCTACTGATCTGAAGAATCCACATCAGAAATAAACTTACCTGAAAGGATAGAAAAATAGAGGGTTTGAGTCGAATGCCCAGTAGGGATATAAAGAGTATAAATAAAGGCTGAAGTTTAAAGAAAGTAAATGCAGCAATATGTAAATGAGAAAATATGCACCTGGACCATCCAACTGAACGTCCAATGATCAACCAGCAATAGCTCTAAGCATTTACAAGCACCAGCATATCAAGAACATCGGTAAATACTTGAGAATGTCAAATATTAAGCACAAGAGTCCCGATCATATGGAGCATGCTCTTGGCTCAAATATCATAGTAACCCCCAATccaccaacacctaacgtgaaacACTTGAATCCATACTCGGTGATTCACCATGCCAGTAATAATGTACAAAAATAAATGCAATGTCCACATACATCAACATTTCATGAAGAACATTTTCAAATATGTCAATCAAGCTTGATATTTCCAAGGTTTGATGTACAATGGATAATCAATTATAGAGATAGCAAATAATAGGAATAAAATAGGGGCTCGACCCTCTTTTAAACAAACAAAGAGTAGCGCAAATGAACTTACTAAACCAAACAATAATACGATATTCAAGAAGAGGAAATTCAAGGTACTTTTACGAAATTTGAAGAATCCAACAAAAATAgggaaaatccctacctcgatagcAATGCATCAAATAATTAACCATCTACAGTATCAAGTCCAATCTCCTCGATCACCTATTCCAATATACCAGTATAATATTGGTTAATAAACATCCATCCACAATTTAAATTACCAAAATATCCTTGGCTAGCCTATCCAATTAGTACATGTCTATATAAAACATATATCATCTAAATATTATTTAGAATACTTATTATTTAA contains:
- the LOC119981862 gene encoding uncharacterized protein LOC119981862, with the translated sequence MAIKGQVVADFVAEFSSLPELPIKEVWTLEINPGSTWGPMVDGSSTRKGSGSGVVLTSLEGLTIEQAIRLGFGATNNESEYEVLLCGLRSALKLGVKRVKISLDSQLIVSQLTREYAAKTKAMIAYLTEVPRGQNSHADALATLASANQKKVRRTIIVDIQEKSSVPPEQVEVSQFEFGPSWIDPLIHFLKDGSRLKDKKEARKRRKISCYMKSIREAVGTILEAGRWLSGQSHRGIGGRRCMKTQNDMPEAVRSVRSSQTNLDSRLPRATRDRRWLITTKDYFTKWIEAKPLAKIIDFETKKFVWESIITRFGIPYVLVSDNGTQFEKPSETFVMGNGQAEASNKIVLDGLKKSLDSAKGRWVEELLSVLWRQRTTPRRSTGQTPSSLTYGTEAVIPLEIGLSTIRTLALERGENDNPLTVNLDLLEEKREQAALKLASYQHELAKVHDRKVKARNFHPGDLVLRKVLGNTKNPRM